One Brachyhypopomus gauderio isolate BG-103 chromosome 15, BGAUD_0.2, whole genome shotgun sequence genomic region harbors:
- the LOC143477099 gene encoding uncharacterized protein LOC143477099 isoform X2 produces MSFYPQRTHLPRPGEEQHYFTDTPGLTTHGVPYNSQGGPAPFPHRSTAGPSNVGHINMPEGPSVWVIHQPTDPDMERQRYLPQPHVQGEVLRQMQPVYLQPADPRLAPEEGPSVWVIHPPTGPLHTGLAEVQNHQLPAHDLTRKTSVDPDMERQTHLPQPHVQGEVLRQMQPVYLQPAGAKPWLSAHPVPVFTGDGGYVTECPQMPGSLEDPHADQELYLQQLYLQDPYLKEYYRLQLYWQQLCQQHPQCLPLYRDWHEHSHTSYLSYMESYRAAFHQIRMEKAVRQKRTTQPPMRRKRKRETFPSKRPSKRPHVNLLSEERDIFDAIITKEGEVIFSEHILDLLEGIPNILDVAAEMGFSI; encoded by the exons atgagtttttacccccAGAGAACTCACCTGCCAAGGCCTGGAGAAGAACAGCACTACTTCACAGACACACCAGGGTtgaccactcatg gtgtgccctacaactcCCAAGGTGGACCggcacccttccctcacagaagtACGGCGGGACCATCAAATGTCGGCCATATTAACATGCCTGAAGGACCGTCTGTATGGGTCATCCACCAGCCCACAg accctgacatggagaggcagagataCCTTCCTCAACCTCATGTTCAAGGGGAGGTTCTGAGACAGATGCAGCCAGTCTACCTACAGCCTGCAG ACCCCAGACTGGCACCTGAAGAAGGACCATCTGTATGGGTCATCCACCCTCCCACAggtccactccacactg gtctggcagaggtgcagaaccaccAGCTtcctgcacatgacctgaccaggaAAACATCAGTAG accctgacatggagaggcagacACACCTTCCTCAACCTCATGTTCAAGGGGAGGTTCTGAGACAGATGCAGCCAGTCTACCTACAGCCTGCAG GTGCAAAACCCTGGCTCTCAGCTCACCCCGTGCCTGTCTTTACTGGGGATGGTGGTTATGTCACCGAGTGTCCTCAGATGCCTGGCAGCCTAGAAGATCCTCATGCAGACCAGGAGCTGTACCTGCAGCAGCTCTACTTGCAGGACCCGTACTTGAAAGAGTACTACAGACTGCAGCTCTACTGGCAGCAGCTCTGCCAGCAGCATCCTCAGTGTCTGCCTCTCTACAGAGACTGGCATGAACACAGCCACACCTCTTACCTGTCCTACATGGAGTCATATCGTGCGGCCTTCCACCAAATCCGCATGGAGAAAGCTGTCAGGCAAAAGAGGACAACTCAACCACCtatgaggaggaagagaaagagggagacctTTCCCAGCAAGAGACCCAGCAAGAGACCTCACGTAAACCTTCTCAGTGAGGAGCGGGACATATTTGATGCCATCATTACAAAGGAAGGAGAAGTGATCTTCTCCGAGCACATCCTAGACCTGCTGGAGGGGATTCCGAACATTCTGGATGTAGCTGCAGAGATGGGCTTCTCTATCtga
- the LOC143477099 gene encoding uncharacterized protein LOC143477099 isoform X3, whose protein sequence is MVCPTTPKVDRHPSLTEVRRDHQMSAILTCLKDRLYGSSTSPQVHSTLVWQRCRTIRDPDMERQRYLPQPHVQGEVLRQMQPVYLQPADPRLAPEEGPSVWVIHPPTGPLHTGLAEVQNHQLPAHDLTRKTSVDPDMERQTHLPQPHVQGEVLRQMQPVYLQPAGAKPWLSAHPVPVFTGDGGYVTECPQMPGSLEDPHADQELYLQQLYLQDPYLKEYYRLQLYWQQLCQQHPQCLPLYRDWHEHSHTSYLSYMESYRAAFHQIRMEKAVRQKRTTQPPMRRKRKRETFPSKRPSKRPHVNLLSEERDIFDAIITKEGEVIFSEHILDLLEGIPNILDVAAEMGFSI, encoded by the exons atg gtgtgccctacaactcCCAAGGTGGACCggcacccttccctcacagaagtACGGCGGGACCATCAAATGTCGGCCATATTAACATGCCTGAAGGACCGTCTGTATGGGTCATCCACCAGCCCACAggtccactccacactg gtctggcagaggtgcagaaccatcagag accctgacatggagaggcagagataCCTTCCTCAACCTCATGTTCAAGGGGAGGTTCTGAGACAGATGCAGCCAGTCTACCTACAGCCTGCAG ACCCCAGACTGGCACCTGAAGAAGGACCATCTGTATGGGTCATCCACCCTCCCACAggtccactccacactg gtctggcagaggtgcagaaccaccAGCTtcctgcacatgacctgaccaggaAAACATCAGTAG accctgacatggagaggcagacACACCTTCCTCAACCTCATGTTCAAGGGGAGGTTCTGAGACAGATGCAGCCAGTCTACCTACAGCCTGCAG GTGCAAAACCCTGGCTCTCAGCTCACCCCGTGCCTGTCTTTACTGGGGATGGTGGTTATGTCACCGAGTGTCCTCAGATGCCTGGCAGCCTAGAAGATCCTCATGCAGACCAGGAGCTGTACCTGCAGCAGCTCTACTTGCAGGACCCGTACTTGAAAGAGTACTACAGACTGCAGCTCTACTGGCAGCAGCTCTGCCAGCAGCATCCTCAGTGTCTGCCTCTCTACAGAGACTGGCATGAACACAGCCACACCTCTTACCTGTCCTACATGGAGTCATATCGTGCGGCCTTCCACCAAATCCGCATGGAGAAAGCTGTCAGGCAAAAGAGGACAACTCAACCACCtatgaggaggaagagaaagagggagacctTTCCCAGCAAGAGACCCAGCAAGAGACCTCACGTAAACCTTCTCAGTGAGGAGCGGGACATATTTGATGCCATCATTACAAAGGAAGGAGAAGTGATCTTCTCCGAGCACATCCTAGACCTGCTGGAGGGGATTCCGAACATTCTGGATGTAGCTGCAGAGATGGGCTTCTCTATCtga
- the LOC143477099 gene encoding uncharacterized protein LOC143477099 isoform X1, with product MSFYPQRTHLPRPGEEQHYFTDTPGLTTHGVPYNSQGGPAPFPHRSTAGPSNVGHINMPEGPSVWVIHQPTGPLHTDPDMERQRYLPQPHVQGEVLRQMQPVYLQPADPRLAPEEGPSVWVIHPPTGPLHTGLAEVQNHQLPAHDLTRKTSVDPDMERQTHLPQPHVQGEVLRQMQPVYLQPAGAKPWLSAHPVPVFTGDGGYVTECPQMPGSLEDPHADQELYLQQLYLQDPYLKEYYRLQLYWQQLCQQHPQCLPLYRDWHEHSHTSYLSYMESYRAAFHQIRMEKAVRQKRTTQPPMRRKRKRETFPSKRPSKRPHVNLLSEERDIFDAIITKEGEVIFSEHILDLLEGIPNILDVAAEMGFSI from the exons atgagtttttacccccAGAGAACTCACCTGCCAAGGCCTGGAGAAGAACAGCACTACTTCACAGACACACCAGGGTtgaccactcatg gtgtgccctacaactcCCAAGGTGGACCggcacccttccctcacagaagtACGGCGGGACCATCAAATGTCGGCCATATTAACATGCCTGAAGGACCGTCTGTATGGGTCATCCACCAGCCCACAggtccactccacactg accctgacatggagaggcagagataCCTTCCTCAACCTCATGTTCAAGGGGAGGTTCTGAGACAGATGCAGCCAGTCTACCTACAGCCTGCAG ACCCCAGACTGGCACCTGAAGAAGGACCATCTGTATGGGTCATCCACCCTCCCACAggtccactccacactg gtctggcagaggtgcagaaccaccAGCTtcctgcacatgacctgaccaggaAAACATCAGTAG accctgacatggagaggcagacACACCTTCCTCAACCTCATGTTCAAGGGGAGGTTCTGAGACAGATGCAGCCAGTCTACCTACAGCCTGCAG GTGCAAAACCCTGGCTCTCAGCTCACCCCGTGCCTGTCTTTACTGGGGATGGTGGTTATGTCACCGAGTGTCCTCAGATGCCTGGCAGCCTAGAAGATCCTCATGCAGACCAGGAGCTGTACCTGCAGCAGCTCTACTTGCAGGACCCGTACTTGAAAGAGTACTACAGACTGCAGCTCTACTGGCAGCAGCTCTGCCAGCAGCATCCTCAGTGTCTGCCTCTCTACAGAGACTGGCATGAACACAGCCACACCTCTTACCTGTCCTACATGGAGTCATATCGTGCGGCCTTCCACCAAATCCGCATGGAGAAAGCTGTCAGGCAAAAGAGGACAACTCAACCACCtatgaggaggaagagaaagagggagacctTTCCCAGCAAGAGACCCAGCAAGAGACCTCACGTAAACCTTCTCAGTGAGGAGCGGGACATATTTGATGCCATCATTACAAAGGAAGGAGAAGTGATCTTCTCCGAGCACATCCTAGACCTGCTGGAGGGGATTCCGAACATTCTGGATGTAGCTGCAGAGATGGGCTTCTCTATCtga
- the LOC143477099 gene encoding uncharacterized protein LOC143477099 isoform X4, whose amino-acid sequence MSFYPQRTHLPRPGEEQHYFTDTPGLTTHGVPYNSQGGPAPFPHRSTAGPSNVGHINMPEGPSVWVIHQPTGPLHTDPDMERQRYLPQPHVQGEVLRQMQPVYLQPADPRLAPEEGPSVWVIHPPTGPLHTGLAEVQNHQLPAHDLTRKTSVGAKPWLSAHPVPVFTGDGGYVTECPQMPGSLEDPHADQELYLQQLYLQDPYLKEYYRLQLYWQQLCQQHPQCLPLYRDWHEHSHTSYLSYMESYRAAFHQIRMEKAVRQKRTTQPPMRRKRKRETFPSKRPSKRPHVNLLSEERDIFDAIITKEGEVIFSEHILDLLEGIPNILDVAAEMGFSI is encoded by the exons atgagtttttacccccAGAGAACTCACCTGCCAAGGCCTGGAGAAGAACAGCACTACTTCACAGACACACCAGGGTtgaccactcatg gtgtgccctacaactcCCAAGGTGGACCggcacccttccctcacagaagtACGGCGGGACCATCAAATGTCGGCCATATTAACATGCCTGAAGGACCGTCTGTATGGGTCATCCACCAGCCCACAggtccactccacactg accctgacatggagaggcagagataCCTTCCTCAACCTCATGTTCAAGGGGAGGTTCTGAGACAGATGCAGCCAGTCTACCTACAGCCTGCAG ACCCCAGACTGGCACCTGAAGAAGGACCATCTGTATGGGTCATCCACCCTCCCACAggtccactccacactg gtctggcagaggtgcagaaccaccAGCTtcctgcacatgacctgaccaggaAAACATCAGTAG GTGCAAAACCCTGGCTCTCAGCTCACCCCGTGCCTGTCTTTACTGGGGATGGTGGTTATGTCACCGAGTGTCCTCAGATGCCTGGCAGCCTAGAAGATCCTCATGCAGACCAGGAGCTGTACCTGCAGCAGCTCTACTTGCAGGACCCGTACTTGAAAGAGTACTACAGACTGCAGCTCTACTGGCAGCAGCTCTGCCAGCAGCATCCTCAGTGTCTGCCTCTCTACAGAGACTGGCATGAACACAGCCACACCTCTTACCTGTCCTACATGGAGTCATATCGTGCGGCCTTCCACCAAATCCGCATGGAGAAAGCTGTCAGGCAAAAGAGGACAACTCAACCACCtatgaggaggaagagaaagagggagacctTTCCCAGCAAGAGACCCAGCAAGAGACCTCACGTAAACCTTCTCAGTGAGGAGCGGGACATATTTGATGCCATCATTACAAAGGAAGGAGAAGTGATCTTCTCCGAGCACATCCTAGACCTGCTGGAGGGGATTCCGAACATTCTGGATGTAGCTGCAGAGATGGGCTTCTCTATCtga